AGATGAAGTTGTTATTCGCTTCGCCGGTGATTCAGGCGACGGCATGCAGCTTACGGGTGGCCGATTTACGGAAACCACTGCCATTGTGGGCAATGACTTAAGTACTCTGCCCGATTTCCCAGCAGAAATTCGCGCACCTGCCGGATCACTTGCAGGTGTTAGTGCATTCCAAATCAAATTTAGTTCTAAGGATATTCATACACCTGGAGATGAACCGGATGTTTTGGTCGCTATGAATCCAGCAGCATTAAAAGTACACCAAAAAGAATTACCTCCCGGCAGCACAATTATTTGTAATGCTAATGCCTTTTCGCCAAAAAATTTGAAGTTGGCCGGTTACGAAACCAATCCACTAGAAGATGGTACTCTAGACGATTACTATACACTTTATTCTATTGAAATGGGAAAAATTGTCGCTCTTGCCTGCGAAGATATGGAACTTCCGTCTAAAACTGTAGATCGAACAAAAAACTTTTTTGCCCTCGGACTCTTATTTTGGATTTATGATCGCCCCACTCAGTCAACCAAAGATTGGTTAAATGTCAAATTTGGAAAGCGACCTGAATTGGTTGAAGCCAATATCCGTGCTTTAGATGCGGGTTATAATTATGGGGAAACAACTGAAATCTTCACCACGAGATATACAGTTGATAAAGCGAGTTTACCCGCAGGTACTTACCGAAATGTGGTAGGGAATTATGCCCTTTCTTTAGGATTGGCGGCTGCGGCTGAAAAATCAAAATTGGAATTGTTTTATGGCGGCTATCCCATTACACCAGCTAGTGACATTCTTCATACTCTTGCTGCCTGGAAGCATTTAGGTATAAAGACCTTTCAAGCTGAGGATGAAATTGCAGGGATTGGATCTGTAATTGGTGCAGCTTTTGCAGGAAATTTGGGAATTACGGCAACATCAGGTCCTGGGGTTGCTTTAAAAGCTGAAGCTTTAGGTTTAGCAATCATTGCTGAATTGCCATTGGTAATTATTAATGTTCAACGCGGTGGCCCGAGTACCGGGTTGCCAACAAAAACAGAACAATCCGATTTACTTCAGGCCATGTATGGCAGAAATGGTGAAGCGCCCATGCCGGTAATAGCATCAGCTACACCTGGGGATTGTTTTTATGCAGCATATGAAGCATGTCGCATTGCAGTGAAATACATGACACCAGTCATGTTGTTGACTGATGGTTATTTGGCGAATGGTTCTGAACCTTGGCAAGTACCCCAATTGGATGAACTAAAAGATTTTGATGTATCCTTTGCAGATGAATCAAATTTAACCGACGGCGAATTCATGGCCTACACGCGTGATAAGAAAACACTGGCGCGTCCTTGGGCTATCCCGGGGACAGAAGGACTTGAACATCGGATCGGTGGTATTGAA
Above is a window of Candidatus Neomarinimicrobiota bacterium DNA encoding:
- a CDS encoding 2-oxoacid:acceptor oxidoreductase subunit alpha yields the protein MSKTTQQVDEVVIRFAGDSGDGMQLTGGRFTETTAIVGNDLSTLPDFPAEIRAPAGSLAGVSAFQIKFSSKDIHTPGDEPDVLVAMNPAALKVHQKELPPGSTIICNANAFSPKNLKLAGYETNPLEDGTLDDYYTLYSIEMGKIVALACEDMELPSKTVDRTKNFFALGLLFWIYDRPTQSTKDWLNVKFGKRPELVEANIRALDAGYNYGETTEIFTTRYTVDKASLPAGTYRNVVGNYALSLGLAAAAEKSKLELFYGGYPITPASDILHTLAAWKHLGIKTFQAEDEIAGIGSVIGAAFAGNLGITATSGPGVALKAEALGLAIIAELPLVIINVQRGGPSTGLPTKTEQSDLLQAMYGRNGEAPMPVIASATPGDCFYAAYEACRIAVKYMTPVMLLTDGYLANGSEPWQVPQLDELKDFDVSFADESNLTDGEFMAYTRDKKTLARPWAIPGTEGLEHRIGGIEKEDLTGNVSYDPDNHHYMVETRAKKVDTVAQDFGPTEIFGDAHGDLLILSWGGTKGSCRSAAEALQADGQKVSHVHLRWVHPFPNDLGEILIKFKNVLMPEINYGQLIKMVRAEFLIDAKGLNQVRGKPISSSDIQQAAKDLIG